A genomic window from Chitinophaga pollutisoli includes:
- a CDS encoding hemolysin family protein, giving the protein MTFDILLTLFLVLLNGFFVAAEFAIVKVRSSQIEVSAGRSAAVSNVARSIVNNLDGYLAATQLGITLASLGLGWVGEDVMTTLILSLFGAMGLTIDPATAHKIALPVAFFCITVLHIVFGELAPKSLAIRKPVPTTFAVALPLKVFYVIFRPFIWMLNGFANAILKLVGITPVHEHGDIHSEEELKVIIAESHQGGVIEETEKALIQNVFNLGDRQASTLMTPRNELVWLNVNDPADVNRKKILSNKHTLYPLTNGDLDSVYGFVYSKDLLNDNLTESLRQLESYKKKLLLVTTHNRTYQILDLFRKERIYQGMVVDEFGAVKGMITINDIVDALVGDISETNEFEYEMKRQDDGAMLVDAQIPFVEFLERMHIPADQKKINLVNFATLGGFILDRLGRIPAPGDSINWRGLRFEVKQMDQHRIAKVEVRDEA; this is encoded by the coding sequence TCCAACGTGGCGCGGAGCATCGTCAACAACCTCGACGGTTACCTGGCCGCTACACAGCTGGGGATCACCCTGGCTTCGCTGGGGCTTGGCTGGGTGGGTGAGGACGTAATGACGACCCTTATCTTATCCCTTTTTGGTGCAATGGGCCTTACGATCGATCCGGCGACGGCGCACAAGATCGCCCTGCCGGTGGCGTTTTTCTGTATTACCGTGCTGCATATTGTTTTCGGCGAGCTGGCGCCCAAATCGCTCGCGATCCGCAAACCGGTGCCCACCACTTTCGCGGTGGCGCTGCCACTGAAGGTATTCTATGTGATCTTCCGCCCGTTTATCTGGATGCTGAATGGTTTCGCCAACGCGATCCTGAAGCTCGTTGGAATCACACCCGTACACGAGCACGGTGACATCCATTCGGAAGAGGAATTGAAAGTCATCATCGCCGAAAGCCACCAGGGCGGCGTGATCGAAGAAACGGAGAAAGCGCTCATCCAGAACGTGTTCAACCTCGGCGACCGCCAGGCTTCCACGCTCATGACGCCCCGCAATGAACTGGTGTGGCTCAATGTGAACGATCCCGCGGACGTCAACCGGAAAAAAATCCTTTCCAATAAACACACGTTGTACCCGCTCACCAACGGCGACCTCGATTCGGTTTATGGCTTCGTATACTCCAAAGACCTGCTGAACGACAACCTCACCGAATCCCTCCGGCAGCTGGAATCCTACAAAAAGAAATTGCTCCTCGTTACCACGCATAACCGCACTTACCAGATCCTCGACCTCTTTCGCAAGGAGAGGATTTACCAGGGCATGGTGGTCGACGAGTTCGGCGCGGTGAAAGGGATGATCACCATCAATGATATCGTGGATGCGTTGGTGGGGGATATTTCAGAAACGAATGAATTTGAATATGAAATGAAACGGCAGGACGATGGCGCCATGCTCGTGGACGCACAGATTCCTTTCGTGGAATTCCTCGAACGGATGCACATCCCGGCTGACCAGAAGAAAATCAACCTCGTGAACTTCGCCACCCTGGGCGGCTTCATCCTCGACCGGCTGGGGCGCATCCCCGCCCCGGGCGACAGCATTAATTGGCGCGGGCTTCGCTTTGAAGTGAAGCAGATGGACCAGCACCGCATCGCCAAGGTGGAGGTACGCGACGAGGCGTAA
- a CDS encoding RNA polymerase sigma-70 factor translates to MIDTAALFRKMTEENDQQAFRQFYDHFFVTLFRFTCSLLKDREAAEEITHDVFVQCWQKRHMLGDVRNPQVYLFVAARNKVVDHTRRQSAQRNIPLHESDEGQLQFSPDPEQLLITSEMMGKIEEAIRELPPKCREVFILVKQYGLRYKEAAAILDLSAKTVENQLAIALKKLSTAVTFRLGMQVMKKIDPLTI, encoded by the coding sequence ATGATTGACACTGCAGCCTTATTCAGGAAAATGACGGAGGAAAACGACCAACAGGCTTTCCGGCAATTTTATGACCACTTCTTCGTGACGCTTTTCCGGTTCACCTGTTCTTTACTGAAAGACCGGGAAGCTGCGGAAGAAATCACGCATGACGTATTCGTGCAGTGCTGGCAGAAGCGCCATATGCTGGGCGATGTTCGCAATCCGCAGGTGTATCTGTTCGTGGCGGCACGCAACAAGGTGGTGGATCATACCCGCCGGCAATCCGCGCAGCGCAACATTCCCCTGCATGAGAGCGACGAAGGGCAGCTGCAGTTCTCCCCCGATCCGGAACAATTGCTTATTACTTCCGAAATGATGGGAAAGATAGAAGAAGCCATCCGCGAGCTCCCGCCCAAATGCCGCGAAGTGTTTATTCTCGTGAAACAATACGGCCTGCGCTATAAAGAAGCCGCGGCCATCCTGGACCTCTCCGCCAAAACAGTGGAAAACCAGCTGGCCATCGCGCTGAAGAAGCTCTCCACCGCTGTGACTTTCCGGCTGGGTATGCAGGTCATGAAGAAGATTGATCCCCTTACGATATGA
- a CDS encoding FecR domain-containing protein, whose translation MSRRMAGEATDAELEELAALLAAEPGLQYTLNMVEKLTPLPKPGDAATEEELARKRRGLRQIDELLAQTPAPAVRRRLPVRWMAAAGLLLLAGAGGVLYFMAGEPARPSVAETAFGVTKKEVQLPDGSRVILNAGSKLTYDSAALARGERVVRLTGEGFFDVKASAEHPFIIQTGKVDVRVLGTTFNLKAYPNDRRVETYLISGKVEVAYKTKGEEAQIRLQPLERVVIDLPVLDDAPAPALRPVPVAVIQPDPADGSIAAASKEPAWMQGRLEFENVTFEQLVNELERWYDVKITLQNDKLKGEVFSGAFNNKPLSEVLQALQLTLQFRYRMQEGNQIEIW comes from the coding sequence ATGTCCAGGAGGATGGCCGGAGAGGCGACGGACGCGGAGCTCGAAGAGCTGGCGGCGCTGCTGGCGGCTGAGCCGGGGCTCCAGTATACCCTGAACATGGTGGAGAAGCTGACGCCGCTTCCCAAGCCCGGCGACGCCGCTACGGAAGAGGAGCTGGCGCGCAAAAGGCGCGGGCTTCGCCAGATCGACGAGCTGCTGGCGCAAACCCCGGCTCCGGCGGTCCGCAGGCGGCTGCCTGTGCGCTGGATGGCAGCGGCAGGCTTGCTGCTGCTGGCAGGTGCAGGCGGAGTATTATATTTTATGGCGGGAGAGCCGGCGCGCCCGTCTGTCGCCGAAACGGCTTTTGGCGTCACGAAGAAGGAAGTGCAGCTGCCCGACGGATCGCGCGTGATACTCAATGCCGGCAGCAAGCTGACCTATGACTCCGCGGCCCTGGCACGCGGCGAAAGGGTGGTGCGTCTTACGGGAGAGGGGTTCTTCGACGTGAAGGCCAGTGCGGAACATCCTTTTATCATTCAAACGGGCAAAGTGGATGTGCGCGTGCTGGGTACGACCTTCAACCTGAAAGCCTATCCCAATGACCGCCGCGTGGAAACTTACCTGATTTCCGGGAAGGTGGAAGTAGCCTATAAAACGAAAGGAGAAGAAGCGCAGATCCGGTTACAACCACTGGAAAGGGTGGTGATCGACCTGCCGGTCCTGGACGACGCGCCAGCGCCTGCCCTCAGGCCCGTGCCGGTAGCTGTAATACAGCCCGACCCGGCAGACGGATCGATAGCGGCCGCCAGCAAAGAGCCCGCCTGGATGCAGGGCCGCCTGGAATTTGAAAACGTGACGTTCGAGCAATTGGTTAATGAACTGGAAAGATGGTATGATGTAAAGATTACGCTACAAAATGATAAGCTCAAAGGCGAGGTATTCTCCGGCGCCTTTAATAACAAACCGCTATCCGAAGTGCTGCAGGCCTTGCAACTCACCTTGCAGTTCCGGTACCGTATGCAGGAAGGAAATCAAATTGAAATCTGGTAA